In Prunus dulcis chromosome 1, ALMONDv2, whole genome shotgun sequence, the following are encoded in one genomic region:
- the LOC117638806 gene encoding uncharacterized protein LOC117638806 — MPPVPFLEFTFLNYLCDLLRPSKCSCSVQIIIPGGCKPKTESLFPLSYVFRMATAEKIKNLTDCSSIELKLISCKDLKAFNFLKKLSVYAVVSIFNDEMKKDEQQQHLQRQKTPVDREGEGNPEWNHTVHFDTKDMSLVDKLDHLYVKFDMRCEGILFGKKSLGKVLVPFTDLLDEVNEAVRFLSYQVRTWDGKPNGVLNFSSKVIRKKKNKSNIGVHDSQETGSSSESVTSVPDPADNTVQSLYPTLEVQAQNQSRDISYPSLAEVTSPLPRISVPSPEFNFNWRPESYPMSLPSTLPFTLPAAAVPAPNVHCHPCQLLPFLQSPGSYWHPAELANYGNYSFCGNPAGFGQLGMVENKGHDGWRINSPGTKSGPSSSRLGD; from the coding sequence ATGCCGCCTGTCCCATTTTTGGAGTTTACGTTTCTGAATTATTTATGCGATTTGTTGCGACCTTCCAAATGCTCTTGCTCCGTACAAATTATTATTCCTGGTGGCTGTAAACCCAAAACAGAGTCTCTCTTTCCTCTGTCTTATGTTTTCAGGATGGCCACAGCTGAGAAAATCAAGAACCTGACAGATTGCAGCTCTATAGAGCTGAAGCTCATCTCCTGTAAGGATCTCAAAGCCTTCAACTTCTTAAAGAAGCTGTCGGTCTACGCCGTGGTCTCCATCTTCAACGACGAAATGAAGAAAGATGAACAGCAACAACATCTGCAGCGGCAGAAAACACCGGTTGACAGAGAAGGCGAAGGCAACCCAGAATGGAACCACACGGTGCACTTCGACACCAAAGACATGTCTCTGGTTGACAAATTGGATCATCTTTACGTCAAATTCGACATGCGCTGTGAAGGCATCCTTTTTGGCAAGAAAAGCCTGGGAAAAGTCCTGGTGCCCTTCACGGATTTGCTTGATGAGGTCAATGAGGCAGTCAGGTTTCTGAGCTATCAGGTTCGGACTTGGGATGGTAAGCCTAATGGGGTCTTGAATTTTTCTTCCAAAGTGattaggaagaagaagaacaaaagcaaCATTGGAGTTCATGATTCTCAGGAGACTGGTTCTTCTTCTGAATCAGTTACCAGTGTTCCTGATCCTGCTGATAATACAGTCCAATCTCTTTATCCCACCTTAGAAGTTCAAGCACAAAACCAGTCCCGGGATATATCCTATCCTTCACTAGCTGAAGTTACCTCTCCTCTGCCAAGAATCTCAGTTCCTTCTCCAGagttcaatttcaattggAGACCAGAATCTTACCCTATGAGTCTACCATCAACCCTGCCATTTACTCTTCCTGCTGCAGCTGTGCCTGCACCAAATGTGCATTGCCATCCATGCCAGCTCTTGCCGTTTCTACAGTCTCCAGGGTCATATTGGCATCCGGCAGAGTTGGCAAATTATGGTAATTACAGTTTCTGTGGGAACCCAGCTGGGTTTGGACAATTAGGGATGGTGGAGAACAAAGGCCATGATGGATGGAGGATTAATAGTCCAGGGACTAAAAGTGGCCCTTCGAGTTCCAGACTTGGGGACTAG
- the LOC117638815 gene encoding probable 3-beta-hydroxysteroid-Delta(8),Delta(7)-isomerase, which yields MEGSGSGIYENHPYVPRDLKLPGFVPGFLSQSTILGVYGLSSVLVVLLTWLFSGRSPKKSKIDRWLMCWWAFTGLTHMILEGYFAFSPEFYKDKTACYLAEVWKEYSKGDSRYAARDAGVVAVEGLTAVLEGPACLLAVYAIAKGKSYSYILQFAISLGQLYGTAVYFITSYLEGDNFAASSFYYYAYYVAANASWVVIPTLISIRCWKKICAAVQVQGHKKNKTR from the exons ATGGAGGGGTCTGGCTCTGGGATTTATGAGAATCATCCATACGTACCCAGAGATCTAAAGCTACCTGGATTCGTACCTGGGTTTCTCTCACAGTCCACCATTCTTGGGGTCTATGGCCTCTCTTCCGTCCTCGTCGTTTTGCTTACGTGGCTCTTCTCCG GGCGGtctccaaaaaaatcaaaaattgatAGATGGCTAATGTGTTGGTGGGCCTTCACGGGCCTCACCCACATGATACTAGAAGGCTATTTTGCCTTCTCGCCCGAGTTTTACAAGGATAAGACTGCTTGTTACCTTGCTGAAGTTT GGAAAGAGTACAGCAAAGGTGATTCAAGATATGCAGCTCGGGATGCAGGCGTTGTTGCTGTTGAAGGACTAACTGCAGTTTTAGAAGGTCCAGCTTGCCTTCTTGCAGT ATATGCAATAGCTAAAGGCAAGTCATATAGCTACATACTTCAGTTTGCCATTTCGTTGGGGCAGCTCTATGGAACTGCAGTATACTTCATAACATCCTACTTGGAAGGTGACAACTTTGCTGCAAGTTCATTCTACTACTATGCATACTACGTTGCTGCTAATGCCTCCTGGGTTGTAATACCGACGCTTATATCCATCCGCTGTTGGAAAAAGATTTGTGCAGCAGTGCAAGTTCAAGGccacaaaaagaacaaaacccGCTGA
- the LOC117638822 gene encoding uncharacterized protein LOC117638822 → MGAGDSMTVQVLNLSPRTTLAELNTFFSYCGTVRQIQLLRVEDQLPYALVTFGQPYAFQTALLLNNAIFEGQPICILPACATKIPIVSDGDIDHTQAKSQGVIPEANMLRKKTRKI, encoded by the exons atggGAGCAGGGGATTCGATGACTGTTCAGGTTCTCAACCTTTCTCCAAGAACAACTCTTGCAGAGTTGAACACCTTCTTCTCTTATTGTGGAACTGTTCGTCAAATCCAGCTCTTGAG AGTTGAAGATCAATTACCATATGCTTTGGTGACTTTTGGCCAGCCTTATGCTTTTCAAACTGCTCTTCTCCTTAAT AATGCTATCTTTGAAGGCCAACCAATTTGCATATTACCTGCATGTGCTACAAAAATTCCTATAGTTTCAGATGGAGACATTGATCACACCCAg GCCAAAAGCCAAGGGGTCATCCCAGAAGCTAATATgctaagaaaaaaaacaaggaagaTCTAG
- the LOC117615808 gene encoding probable protein S-acyltransferase 6 has protein sequence MRKNDMVRTQERMYTTALPPQHSDSDSRIIDTPGPSLHLYQVWKGNNRFCFNGRIILGPDSRSLFLTVSLIVVPVILFCAFVSQRLVEQFPRHIGNLIVVLCPLFAVYVVILLLITSARDPGIIPRSLHPPEPEDDGYVSSISSDWPGSQNGPPGVPPTKDTMVNGVIVKIKYCQTCMLYRPPRCSHCSICNNCVERFDHHCPWVGQCIGKRNYRFFFMFVSSTTMLCLYVFAFCWVNIMKIMDAYHCNLWRALSRSPVSGFLILYTFGAAWFVGGLTGFHLYLIFTNQTTYENFRYRYNVKMNPYNRGCFRNVGEVFFSKIPRSKHNFREMVKGDSSSVFASSMSLRHPMSPEIPKTSSDIEMGKRQAVAAEDLEDIQSQIDSVGGLERCGTQPRHTNWDHKTNWESSPDIQMLAAEFGMEHGSTGRQKIEGANDLKT, from the exons ATGAGAAAAAACGACATGGTCAGAACGCAGGAAAGAATGTACACAACTGCTCTGCCTCCTCAGCATTCTGACTCCGACAGTCGAATTATCGACACCCCTGGCCCGTCCCTGCATCTCTATCAAGTTTGGAAAGGAAACAAT AGATTTTGCTTCAATGGCAGAATTATATTGGGTCCAGATTCGAGGTCATTATTCCTTACCGTGTCCCTAATCGTTGTTCCAGTGATCCTGTTCTGCGCTTTTGTTTCTCAAAGACTAGTTGAGCAATTCCCACGCCATATTGGCAATCTTATTGTGGTTCTCTGTCCTCTGTTTGCAGTATAT GTTGTTATTCTTCTCTTGATTACATCTGCAAGAGATCCTGGCATTATTCCTCGTAGCCTGCATCCTCCAGAACCAGAAGATGACGGCTATGTCTCTAGTATCTCTTCTGATTGGCCAGGAAGTCAGAATGGACCTCCCGGTGTACCACCCACAAAAGATACTATGGTTAATGGCGTGATAGTCAAGATCAAATATTGTCAAACATGCATGCTATATCGTCCACCCAGATGCTCTCATTGCTCTATATGCAACAACTGTGTTGAGCGTTTTGATCACCATTGCCCATGGGTGGGGCAATGCATTGGGAAA AGGAATTACAGAttctttttcatgtttgtGTCCTCCACGACCATGCTGTGCCTCTATGTCTTTGCCTTCTGCTGGGTAAACATAATGAAGATAATGGATGCTTACCATTGCAATCTCTGGAGAGCTTTATCAAGGTCACCTGTTTCAGGATTTCTAATTCTCTATACATTTGGAGCTGCTTGGTTTGTTGGAGGTCTCACTGGATTCCATCTCTATTTAATTTTCACCAATCAG ACAACCTATGAGAATTTTCGGTATCGGTACAATGTGAAGATGAACCCGTACAATCGTGGGTGTTTTCGCAATGTTGGGGAAGTCTTCTTCTCTAAAATTCCGAGATCTAAACATAACTTCAGGGAAATGGTTAAGGGTGATTCGTCTTCTGTCTTTGCCAGTTCAATGTCATTACGCCATCCCATGAGCCCAGAGATTCCCAAAACAAGTTCTGACATAGAGATGGGAAAACGACAAGCTGTTGCTGCTGAAGATCTGGAGGATATACAGAGTCAGATTGATAGTGTTGGTGGATTGGAGAGGTGTGGAACCCAGCCAAGACATACGAACTGGGATCACAAAACCAACTGGGAGAGCTCACCTGATATACAAATGTTGGCTGCTGAGTTTGGAATGGAGCATGGTTCAACAGGTAGACAGAAAATTGAAGGGGCTAATGACCTTAAGACCTAA